Proteins encoded in a region of the Phacochoerus africanus isolate WHEZ1 chromosome 8, ROS_Pafr_v1, whole genome shotgun sequence genome:
- the MUTYH gene encoding adenine DNA glycosylase isoform X4, whose protein sequence is MKKPRAAVGSGGRRGKQASSGEGRGRRVLGSRQAKSSVARGLARQQEEVVSQASVSLYHLFRDVAEVTAFRKSLLSWYDREKRDLPWRRLAESEVDPDRRAYAVWVSEVMLQQTQVATVINYYTRWMQTWPTLRDLASASLEEVNQLWAGLGYYSRGRWLQTGARKVVEELGGHMPRTAETLQRLLPGVGRYTAGAIASIAFGQAAGVVDGNVVRVLCRVRAIGADPRSPLVSQQLWSLAQQLVDPARPGDFNQAAMELGATVCTPQRPLCSQCPVQSLCRAHQRVEREQLSAPQSLPGTCDIEACAPDTGQCQLCAPPTEPWDKTLGVANFPRKANRRPPREESSAVCVLEQPRAFGGARLLLVQRPNSGLLAGLWEFPSVAAEPSEQLQCTALLQELQNWVGPLPATRLQHLGEVVHSFSHIKLTYHVYGLALEGQTPVTVLPADARWLTREEFHAAAVSTAMKKVFRVYEGQRPGTCKASKKSQVSTLSRRKKPSPGQQVLDNFLRPHIPADAPSLDSTAQ, encoded by the exons ATGAAGAAGCCACGAGCGGCTGTGGGCAGCGGAGGTCGTCGCGGGAAGCAGGCATCCagcggggagggaaggggaaggcgTGTCCTCGGCAGCCGTCAGGCCAAGTCCTCTGTCGCTCGTG GCCTGGCCAGGCAGCAGGAGGAGGTGGTATCGCAGGCCTCTGTCTCCCTGTACCATCTATTCAGAgatgtggcagaggtcacagcctTCCGGAAGAGCCTGCTGAGCTGGTATGACCGAGAGAAGCGGGACCTGCCCTGGAGGAGGCTG GCGGAGAGTGAGGTGGACCCCGACAGGCGGGCATACGCTG tGTGGGTGTCAGAGGTCATGCTGCAGCAGACCCAGGTGGCCACGGTGATCAACTACTACACCCGGTGGATGCAG ACGTGGCCGACCCTGCGGGACCTGGCCAGCGCTTCCCTGGAG GAGGTCAACCAGCTCTGGGCTGGCCTGGGCTATTACTCTCGAGGCCGCTGGCTACAGACAGGCGCCCGGAAG GTGGTCGAGGAGCTAGGAGGCCACATGCCACGAACAGCAGAGACCCTGCAGCGGCTCCTGCCTGGCGTGGGGCGGTACACAGCCGGGGCCATTGCTTCCATTGCCTTTGGCCAG GCAGCTGGTGTGGTGGACGGGAATGTAGTTCGGGTGCTGTGCCGCGTCCGAGCCATAGGTGCTGACCCCCGCAGCCCCCTCGTCTCCCAGCAGCTCTG GAGCCTAGCCCAGCAGCTGGTGGACCCAGCCCGGCCAGGGGACTTTAACCAGGCAGCCATGGAGCTAGGGGCCACGGTGTGCACCCCCCAGCGCCCACTCTGCAGCCAGTGCCCTGTGCAGAGCCTGTGCCGGGCGCACCAGAGG GTGGAGCGGGAGCAGCTTTCAGCCCCCCAGAGCTTACCGGGCACTTGTGACATAGAGGCGTGTG CTCCCGACACCGGACAGTGCCAGCTCTGCGCACCTCCCACAGAGCCCTGGGACAAGACCCTGGGAGTGGCCAACTTTCCCAGAAAGGCCAATCGCAGGCCCCCCAGGGAAGAGAGCTCTGCCGTCTGTGTTTTGGAGCAGCCCAGGGCCTTTGGAGGTGCCCGACTTCTGCTGGTACAGAGGCCCAACTCAG GTCTGCTGGCaggactgtgggagttcccgtctgtgGCCGCAGAGCCCTCAGAGCAGCTCCAGTGCACGGCTCTGCTGCAGGAACTGCAGAATTGGGTCGGACCCCTCCCAGCCACCCGCCTCCAGCACCTGGGGGAG gtGGTCCACAGCTTCTCTCACATCAAGCTGACTTACCACGTGTACGGGCTGGCCCTGGAAGGACAGACCCCGGTGACGGTCCTGCCCGCTGACGCTCGCTGGCTCACCCGGGAGGAGTTTCACGCCGCAGCTGTCTCCACAGCCATGAAAAAG GTGTTCCGTGTGTATGAGGGCCAACGGCCAGGGACCTGCAAG GCTTCCAAAAAATCCCAGGTGTCTACCCTGTCCAGACGGAAaaagcccagcccaggccagcaAGTCCTGGATAATTTCTTGCGACCCCACATCCCCGCTGATGCACCCAGCCTCGACAGTACAGCCCAGTGA
- the MUTYH gene encoding adenine DNA glycosylase isoform X5: MRKPCPGLARQQEEVVSQASVSLYHLFRDVAEVTAFRKSLLSWYDREKRDLPWRRLAESEVDPDRRAYAVWVSEVMLQQTQVATVINYYTRWMQTWPTLRDLASASLEEVNQLWAGLGYYSRGRWLQTGARKVVEELGGHMPRTAETLQRLLPGVGRYTAGAIASIAFGQAAGVVDGNVVRVLCRVRAIGADPRSPLVSQQLWSLAQQLVDPARPGDFNQAAMELGATVCTPQRPLCSQCPVQSLCRAHQRVEREQLSAPQSLPGTCDIEACAPDTGQCQLCAPPTEPWDKTLGVANFPRKANRRPPREESSAVCVLEQPRAFGGARLLLVQRPNSGLLAGLWEFPSVAAEPSEQLQCTALLQELQNWVGPLPATRLQHLGEVVHSFSHIKLTYHVYGLALEGQTPVTVLPADARWLTREEFHAAAVSTAMKKVFRVYEGQRPGTCKASKKSQVSTLSRRKKPSPGQQVLDNFLRPHIPADAPSLDSTAQ; encoded by the exons ATGCGGAAGCCCTGCCCAG GCCTGGCCAGGCAGCAGGAGGAGGTGGTATCGCAGGCCTCTGTCTCCCTGTACCATCTATTCAGAgatgtggcagaggtcacagcctTCCGGAAGAGCCTGCTGAGCTGGTATGACCGAGAGAAGCGGGACCTGCCCTGGAGGAGGCTG GCGGAGAGTGAGGTGGACCCCGACAGGCGGGCATACGCTG tGTGGGTGTCAGAGGTCATGCTGCAGCAGACCCAGGTGGCCACGGTGATCAACTACTACACCCGGTGGATGCAG ACGTGGCCGACCCTGCGGGACCTGGCCAGCGCTTCCCTGGAG GAGGTCAACCAGCTCTGGGCTGGCCTGGGCTATTACTCTCGAGGCCGCTGGCTACAGACAGGCGCCCGGAAG GTGGTCGAGGAGCTAGGAGGCCACATGCCACGAACAGCAGAGACCCTGCAGCGGCTCCTGCCTGGCGTGGGGCGGTACACAGCCGGGGCCATTGCTTCCATTGCCTTTGGCCAG GCAGCTGGTGTGGTGGACGGGAATGTAGTTCGGGTGCTGTGCCGCGTCCGAGCCATAGGTGCTGACCCCCGCAGCCCCCTCGTCTCCCAGCAGCTCTG GAGCCTAGCCCAGCAGCTGGTGGACCCAGCCCGGCCAGGGGACTTTAACCAGGCAGCCATGGAGCTAGGGGCCACGGTGTGCACCCCCCAGCGCCCACTCTGCAGCCAGTGCCCTGTGCAGAGCCTGTGCCGGGCGCACCAGAGG GTGGAGCGGGAGCAGCTTTCAGCCCCCCAGAGCTTACCGGGCACTTGTGACATAGAGGCGTGTG CTCCCGACACCGGACAGTGCCAGCTCTGCGCACCTCCCACAGAGCCCTGGGACAAGACCCTGGGAGTGGCCAACTTTCCCAGAAAGGCCAATCGCAGGCCCCCCAGGGAAGAGAGCTCTGCCGTCTGTGTTTTGGAGCAGCCCAGGGCCTTTGGAGGTGCCCGACTTCTGCTGGTACAGAGGCCCAACTCAG GTCTGCTGGCaggactgtgggagttcccgtctgtgGCCGCAGAGCCCTCAGAGCAGCTCCAGTGCACGGCTCTGCTGCAGGAACTGCAGAATTGGGTCGGACCCCTCCCAGCCACCCGCCTCCAGCACCTGGGGGAG gtGGTCCACAGCTTCTCTCACATCAAGCTGACTTACCACGTGTACGGGCTGGCCCTGGAAGGACAGACCCCGGTGACGGTCCTGCCCGCTGACGCTCGCTGGCTCACCCGGGAGGAGTTTCACGCCGCAGCTGTCTCCACAGCCATGAAAAAG GTGTTCCGTGTGTATGAGGGCCAACGGCCAGGGACCTGCAAG GCTTCCAAAAAATCCCAGGTGTCTACCCTGTCCAGACGGAAaaagcccagcccaggccagcaAGTCCTGGATAATTTCTTGCGACCCCACATCCCCGCTGATGCACCCAGCCTCGACAGTACAGCCCAGTGA
- the MUTYH gene encoding adenine DNA glycosylase isoform X7, producing the protein MLQQTQVATVINYYTRWMQTWPTLRDLASASLEEVNQLWAGLGYYSRGRWLQTGARKVVEELGGHMPRTAETLQRLLPGVGRYTAGAIASIAFGQAAGVVDGNVVRVLCRVRAIGADPRSPLVSQQLWSLAQQLVDPARPGDFNQAAMELGATVCTPQRPLCSQCPVQSLCRAHQRVEREQLSAPQSLPGTCDIEACAPDTGQCQLCAPPTEPWDKTLGVANFPRKANRRPPREESSAVCVLEQPRAFGGARLLLVQRPNSGLLAGLWEFPSVAAEPSEQLQCTALLQELQNWVGPLPATRLQHLGEVVHSFSHIKLTYHVYGLALEGQTPVTVLPADARWLTREEFHAAAVSTAMKKVFRVYEGQRPGTCKASKKSQVSTLSRRKKPSPGQQVLDNFLRPHIPADAPSLDSTAQ; encoded by the exons ATGCTGCAGCAGACCCAGGTGGCCACGGTGATCAACTACTACACCCGGTGGATGCAG ACGTGGCCGACCCTGCGGGACCTGGCCAGCGCTTCCCTGGAG GAGGTCAACCAGCTCTGGGCTGGCCTGGGCTATTACTCTCGAGGCCGCTGGCTACAGACAGGCGCCCGGAAG GTGGTCGAGGAGCTAGGAGGCCACATGCCACGAACAGCAGAGACCCTGCAGCGGCTCCTGCCTGGCGTGGGGCGGTACACAGCCGGGGCCATTGCTTCCATTGCCTTTGGCCAG GCAGCTGGTGTGGTGGACGGGAATGTAGTTCGGGTGCTGTGCCGCGTCCGAGCCATAGGTGCTGACCCCCGCAGCCCCCTCGTCTCCCAGCAGCTCTG GAGCCTAGCCCAGCAGCTGGTGGACCCAGCCCGGCCAGGGGACTTTAACCAGGCAGCCATGGAGCTAGGGGCCACGGTGTGCACCCCCCAGCGCCCACTCTGCAGCCAGTGCCCTGTGCAGAGCCTGTGCCGGGCGCACCAGAGG GTGGAGCGGGAGCAGCTTTCAGCCCCCCAGAGCTTACCGGGCACTTGTGACATAGAGGCGTGTG CTCCCGACACCGGACAGTGCCAGCTCTGCGCACCTCCCACAGAGCCCTGGGACAAGACCCTGGGAGTGGCCAACTTTCCCAGAAAGGCCAATCGCAGGCCCCCCAGGGAAGAGAGCTCTGCCGTCTGTGTTTTGGAGCAGCCCAGGGCCTTTGGAGGTGCCCGACTTCTGCTGGTACAGAGGCCCAACTCAG GTCTGCTGGCaggactgtgggagttcccgtctgtgGCCGCAGAGCCCTCAGAGCAGCTCCAGTGCACGGCTCTGCTGCAGGAACTGCAGAATTGGGTCGGACCCCTCCCAGCCACCCGCCTCCAGCACCTGGGGGAG gtGGTCCACAGCTTCTCTCACATCAAGCTGACTTACCACGTGTACGGGCTGGCCCTGGAAGGACAGACCCCGGTGACGGTCCTGCCCGCTGACGCTCGCTGGCTCACCCGGGAGGAGTTTCACGCCGCAGCTGTCTCCACAGCCATGAAAAAG GTGTTCCGTGTGTATGAGGGCCAACGGCCAGGGACCTGCAAG GCTTCCAAAAAATCCCAGGTGTCTACCCTGTCCAGACGGAAaaagcccagcccaggccagcaAGTCCTGGATAATTTCTTGCGACCCCACATCCCCGCTGATGCACCCAGCCTCGACAGTACAGCCCAGTGA
- the MUTYH gene encoding adenine DNA glycosylase isoform X1 — MKVWTRRLLRLFPCKPCHAFKQINLLLTPVLPETPREALSTRGVTVRIWDAQRIMKKPRAAVGSGGRRGKQASSGEGRGRRVLGSRQAKSSVARGLARQQEEVVSQASVSLYHLFRDVAEVTAFRKSLLSWYDREKRDLPWRRLAESEVDPDRRAYAVWVSEVMLQQTQVATVINYYTRWMQTWPTLRDLASASLEEVNQLWAGLGYYSRGRWLQTGARKVVEELGGHMPRTAETLQRLLPGVGRYTAGAIASIAFGQAAGVVDGNVVRVLCRVRAIGADPRSPLVSQQLWSLAQQLVDPARPGDFNQAAMELGATVCTPQRPLCSQCPVQSLCRAHQRVEREQLSAPQSLPGTCDIEACAPDTGQCQLCAPPTEPWDKTLGVANFPRKANRRPPREESSAVCVLEQPRAFGGARLLLVQRPNSGLLAGLWEFPSVAAEPSEQLQCTALLQELQNWVGPLPATRLQHLGEVVHSFSHIKLTYHVYGLALEGQTPVTVLPADARWLTREEFHAAAVSTAMKKVFRVYEGQRPGTCKASKKSQVSTLSRRKKPSPGQQVLDNFLRPHIPADAPSLDSTAQ; from the exons ATGAAGGTTTGGACTAGACGACTCCTAAGACTGTTTCCGTGTAAACCGTGCCACGCCTTTAAGCAGATAAACCTCCTTCTTACACCTGTGCTCCCAGAAACCCCTAGAGAAGCCCTGTCCACACGCGGAGTCACAGTTCGCATCTGGGATGCACAG CGGATCATGAAGAAGCCACGAGCGGCTGTGGGCAGCGGAGGTCGTCGCGGGAAGCAGGCATCCagcggggagggaaggggaaggcgTGTCCTCGGCAGCCGTCAGGCCAAGTCCTCTGTCGCTCGTG GCCTGGCCAGGCAGCAGGAGGAGGTGGTATCGCAGGCCTCTGTCTCCCTGTACCATCTATTCAGAgatgtggcagaggtcacagcctTCCGGAAGAGCCTGCTGAGCTGGTATGACCGAGAGAAGCGGGACCTGCCCTGGAGGAGGCTG GCGGAGAGTGAGGTGGACCCCGACAGGCGGGCATACGCTG tGTGGGTGTCAGAGGTCATGCTGCAGCAGACCCAGGTGGCCACGGTGATCAACTACTACACCCGGTGGATGCAG ACGTGGCCGACCCTGCGGGACCTGGCCAGCGCTTCCCTGGAG GAGGTCAACCAGCTCTGGGCTGGCCTGGGCTATTACTCTCGAGGCCGCTGGCTACAGACAGGCGCCCGGAAG GTGGTCGAGGAGCTAGGAGGCCACATGCCACGAACAGCAGAGACCCTGCAGCGGCTCCTGCCTGGCGTGGGGCGGTACACAGCCGGGGCCATTGCTTCCATTGCCTTTGGCCAG GCAGCTGGTGTGGTGGACGGGAATGTAGTTCGGGTGCTGTGCCGCGTCCGAGCCATAGGTGCTGACCCCCGCAGCCCCCTCGTCTCCCAGCAGCTCTG GAGCCTAGCCCAGCAGCTGGTGGACCCAGCCCGGCCAGGGGACTTTAACCAGGCAGCCATGGAGCTAGGGGCCACGGTGTGCACCCCCCAGCGCCCACTCTGCAGCCAGTGCCCTGTGCAGAGCCTGTGCCGGGCGCACCAGAGG GTGGAGCGGGAGCAGCTTTCAGCCCCCCAGAGCTTACCGGGCACTTGTGACATAGAGGCGTGTG CTCCCGACACCGGACAGTGCCAGCTCTGCGCACCTCCCACAGAGCCCTGGGACAAGACCCTGGGAGTGGCCAACTTTCCCAGAAAGGCCAATCGCAGGCCCCCCAGGGAAGAGAGCTCTGCCGTCTGTGTTTTGGAGCAGCCCAGGGCCTTTGGAGGTGCCCGACTTCTGCTGGTACAGAGGCCCAACTCAG GTCTGCTGGCaggactgtgggagttcccgtctgtgGCCGCAGAGCCCTCAGAGCAGCTCCAGTGCACGGCTCTGCTGCAGGAACTGCAGAATTGGGTCGGACCCCTCCCAGCCACCCGCCTCCAGCACCTGGGGGAG gtGGTCCACAGCTTCTCTCACATCAAGCTGACTTACCACGTGTACGGGCTGGCCCTGGAAGGACAGACCCCGGTGACGGTCCTGCCCGCTGACGCTCGCTGGCTCACCCGGGAGGAGTTTCACGCCGCAGCTGTCTCCACAGCCATGAAAAAG GTGTTCCGTGTGTATGAGGGCCAACGGCCAGGGACCTGCAAG GCTTCCAAAAAATCCCAGGTGTCTACCCTGTCCAGACGGAAaaagcccagcccaggccagcaAGTCCTGGATAATTTCTTGCGACCCCACATCCCCGCTGATGCACCCAGCCTCGACAGTACAGCCCAGTGA
- the MUTYH gene encoding adenine DNA glycosylase isoform X3, with the protein MIPLNQKKRIMKKPRAAVGSGGRRGKQASSGEGRGRRVLGSRQAKSSVARGLARQQEEVVSQASVSLYHLFRDVAEVTAFRKSLLSWYDREKRDLPWRRLAESEVDPDRRAYAVWVSEVMLQQTQVATVINYYTRWMQTWPTLRDLASASLEEVNQLWAGLGYYSRGRWLQTGARKVVEELGGHMPRTAETLQRLLPGVGRYTAGAIASIAFGQAAGVVDGNVVRVLCRVRAIGADPRSPLVSQQLWSLAQQLVDPARPGDFNQAAMELGATVCTPQRPLCSQCPVQSLCRAHQRVEREQLSAPQSLPGTCDIEACAPDTGQCQLCAPPTEPWDKTLGVANFPRKANRRPPREESSAVCVLEQPRAFGGARLLLVQRPNSGLLAGLWEFPSVAAEPSEQLQCTALLQELQNWVGPLPATRLQHLGEVVHSFSHIKLTYHVYGLALEGQTPVTVLPADARWLTREEFHAAAVSTAMKKVFRVYEGQRPGTCKASKKSQVSTLSRRKKPSPGQQVLDNFLRPHIPADAPSLDSTAQ; encoded by the exons ATGATTCCGCTAAATCAGAAGAAG CGGATCATGAAGAAGCCACGAGCGGCTGTGGGCAGCGGAGGTCGTCGCGGGAAGCAGGCATCCagcggggagggaaggggaaggcgTGTCCTCGGCAGCCGTCAGGCCAAGTCCTCTGTCGCTCGTG GCCTGGCCAGGCAGCAGGAGGAGGTGGTATCGCAGGCCTCTGTCTCCCTGTACCATCTATTCAGAgatgtggcagaggtcacagcctTCCGGAAGAGCCTGCTGAGCTGGTATGACCGAGAGAAGCGGGACCTGCCCTGGAGGAGGCTG GCGGAGAGTGAGGTGGACCCCGACAGGCGGGCATACGCTG tGTGGGTGTCAGAGGTCATGCTGCAGCAGACCCAGGTGGCCACGGTGATCAACTACTACACCCGGTGGATGCAG ACGTGGCCGACCCTGCGGGACCTGGCCAGCGCTTCCCTGGAG GAGGTCAACCAGCTCTGGGCTGGCCTGGGCTATTACTCTCGAGGCCGCTGGCTACAGACAGGCGCCCGGAAG GTGGTCGAGGAGCTAGGAGGCCACATGCCACGAACAGCAGAGACCCTGCAGCGGCTCCTGCCTGGCGTGGGGCGGTACACAGCCGGGGCCATTGCTTCCATTGCCTTTGGCCAG GCAGCTGGTGTGGTGGACGGGAATGTAGTTCGGGTGCTGTGCCGCGTCCGAGCCATAGGTGCTGACCCCCGCAGCCCCCTCGTCTCCCAGCAGCTCTG GAGCCTAGCCCAGCAGCTGGTGGACCCAGCCCGGCCAGGGGACTTTAACCAGGCAGCCATGGAGCTAGGGGCCACGGTGTGCACCCCCCAGCGCCCACTCTGCAGCCAGTGCCCTGTGCAGAGCCTGTGCCGGGCGCACCAGAGG GTGGAGCGGGAGCAGCTTTCAGCCCCCCAGAGCTTACCGGGCACTTGTGACATAGAGGCGTGTG CTCCCGACACCGGACAGTGCCAGCTCTGCGCACCTCCCACAGAGCCCTGGGACAAGACCCTGGGAGTGGCCAACTTTCCCAGAAAGGCCAATCGCAGGCCCCCCAGGGAAGAGAGCTCTGCCGTCTGTGTTTTGGAGCAGCCCAGGGCCTTTGGAGGTGCCCGACTTCTGCTGGTACAGAGGCCCAACTCAG GTCTGCTGGCaggactgtgggagttcccgtctgtgGCCGCAGAGCCCTCAGAGCAGCTCCAGTGCACGGCTCTGCTGCAGGAACTGCAGAATTGGGTCGGACCCCTCCCAGCCACCCGCCTCCAGCACCTGGGGGAG gtGGTCCACAGCTTCTCTCACATCAAGCTGACTTACCACGTGTACGGGCTGGCCCTGGAAGGACAGACCCCGGTGACGGTCCTGCCCGCTGACGCTCGCTGGCTCACCCGGGAGGAGTTTCACGCCGCAGCTGTCTCCACAGCCATGAAAAAG GTGTTCCGTGTGTATGAGGGCCAACGGCCAGGGACCTGCAAG GCTTCCAAAAAATCCCAGGTGTCTACCCTGTCCAGACGGAAaaagcccagcccaggccagcaAGTCCTGGATAATTTCTTGCGACCCCACATCCCCGCTGATGCACCCAGCCTCGACAGTACAGCCCAGTGA
- the MUTYH gene encoding adenine DNA glycosylase isoform X6, whose protein sequence is MSLAAGKGFVHAEALPRDVAEVTAFRKSLLSWYDREKRDLPWRRLAESEVDPDRRAYAVWVSEVMLQQTQVATVINYYTRWMQTWPTLRDLASASLEEVNQLWAGLGYYSRGRWLQTGARKVVEELGGHMPRTAETLQRLLPGVGRYTAGAIASIAFGQAAGVVDGNVVRVLCRVRAIGADPRSPLVSQQLWSLAQQLVDPARPGDFNQAAMELGATVCTPQRPLCSQCPVQSLCRAHQRVEREQLSAPQSLPGTCDIEACAPDTGQCQLCAPPTEPWDKTLGVANFPRKANRRPPREESSAVCVLEQPRAFGGARLLLVQRPNSGLLAGLWEFPSVAAEPSEQLQCTALLQELQNWVGPLPATRLQHLGEVVHSFSHIKLTYHVYGLALEGQTPVTVLPADARWLTREEFHAAAVSTAMKKVFRVYEGQRPGTCKASKKSQVSTLSRRKKPSPGQQVLDNFLRPHIPADAPSLDSTAQ, encoded by the exons ATGAGTTTAGCAGCTGGAAAGGGTTTTGTACATGCGGAAGCCCTGCCCAG AgatgtggcagaggtcacagcctTCCGGAAGAGCCTGCTGAGCTGGTATGACCGAGAGAAGCGGGACCTGCCCTGGAGGAGGCTG GCGGAGAGTGAGGTGGACCCCGACAGGCGGGCATACGCTG tGTGGGTGTCAGAGGTCATGCTGCAGCAGACCCAGGTGGCCACGGTGATCAACTACTACACCCGGTGGATGCAG ACGTGGCCGACCCTGCGGGACCTGGCCAGCGCTTCCCTGGAG GAGGTCAACCAGCTCTGGGCTGGCCTGGGCTATTACTCTCGAGGCCGCTGGCTACAGACAGGCGCCCGGAAG GTGGTCGAGGAGCTAGGAGGCCACATGCCACGAACAGCAGAGACCCTGCAGCGGCTCCTGCCTGGCGTGGGGCGGTACACAGCCGGGGCCATTGCTTCCATTGCCTTTGGCCAG GCAGCTGGTGTGGTGGACGGGAATGTAGTTCGGGTGCTGTGCCGCGTCCGAGCCATAGGTGCTGACCCCCGCAGCCCCCTCGTCTCCCAGCAGCTCTG GAGCCTAGCCCAGCAGCTGGTGGACCCAGCCCGGCCAGGGGACTTTAACCAGGCAGCCATGGAGCTAGGGGCCACGGTGTGCACCCCCCAGCGCCCACTCTGCAGCCAGTGCCCTGTGCAGAGCCTGTGCCGGGCGCACCAGAGG GTGGAGCGGGAGCAGCTTTCAGCCCCCCAGAGCTTACCGGGCACTTGTGACATAGAGGCGTGTG CTCCCGACACCGGACAGTGCCAGCTCTGCGCACCTCCCACAGAGCCCTGGGACAAGACCCTGGGAGTGGCCAACTTTCCCAGAAAGGCCAATCGCAGGCCCCCCAGGGAAGAGAGCTCTGCCGTCTGTGTTTTGGAGCAGCCCAGGGCCTTTGGAGGTGCCCGACTTCTGCTGGTACAGAGGCCCAACTCAG GTCTGCTGGCaggactgtgggagttcccgtctgtgGCCGCAGAGCCCTCAGAGCAGCTCCAGTGCACGGCTCTGCTGCAGGAACTGCAGAATTGGGTCGGACCCCTCCCAGCCACCCGCCTCCAGCACCTGGGGGAG gtGGTCCACAGCTTCTCTCACATCAAGCTGACTTACCACGTGTACGGGCTGGCCCTGGAAGGACAGACCCCGGTGACGGTCCTGCCCGCTGACGCTCGCTGGCTCACCCGGGAGGAGTTTCACGCCGCAGCTGTCTCCACAGCCATGAAAAAG GTGTTCCGTGTGTATGAGGGCCAACGGCCAGGGACCTGCAAG GCTTCCAAAAAATCCCAGGTGTCTACCCTGTCCAGACGGAAaaagcccagcccaggccagcaAGTCCTGGATAATTTCTTGCGACCCCACATCCCCGCTGATGCACCCAGCCTCGACAGTACAGCCCAGTGA
- the MUTYH gene encoding adenine DNA glycosylase isoform X2 produces the protein MAKCKFCRHIFQRIMKKPRAAVGSGGRRGKQASSGEGRGRRVLGSRQAKSSVARGLARQQEEVVSQASVSLYHLFRDVAEVTAFRKSLLSWYDREKRDLPWRRLAESEVDPDRRAYAVWVSEVMLQQTQVATVINYYTRWMQTWPTLRDLASASLEEVNQLWAGLGYYSRGRWLQTGARKVVEELGGHMPRTAETLQRLLPGVGRYTAGAIASIAFGQAAGVVDGNVVRVLCRVRAIGADPRSPLVSQQLWSLAQQLVDPARPGDFNQAAMELGATVCTPQRPLCSQCPVQSLCRAHQRVEREQLSAPQSLPGTCDIEACAPDTGQCQLCAPPTEPWDKTLGVANFPRKANRRPPREESSAVCVLEQPRAFGGARLLLVQRPNSGLLAGLWEFPSVAAEPSEQLQCTALLQELQNWVGPLPATRLQHLGEVVHSFSHIKLTYHVYGLALEGQTPVTVLPADARWLTREEFHAAAVSTAMKKVFRVYEGQRPGTCKASKKSQVSTLSRRKKPSPGQQVLDNFLRPHIPADAPSLDSTAQ, from the exons ATGGCCAAGTGCAAGTTCTGCAGGCACATCTTTCAG CGGATCATGAAGAAGCCACGAGCGGCTGTGGGCAGCGGAGGTCGTCGCGGGAAGCAGGCATCCagcggggagggaaggggaaggcgTGTCCTCGGCAGCCGTCAGGCCAAGTCCTCTGTCGCTCGTG GCCTGGCCAGGCAGCAGGAGGAGGTGGTATCGCAGGCCTCTGTCTCCCTGTACCATCTATTCAGAgatgtggcagaggtcacagcctTCCGGAAGAGCCTGCTGAGCTGGTATGACCGAGAGAAGCGGGACCTGCCCTGGAGGAGGCTG GCGGAGAGTGAGGTGGACCCCGACAGGCGGGCATACGCTG tGTGGGTGTCAGAGGTCATGCTGCAGCAGACCCAGGTGGCCACGGTGATCAACTACTACACCCGGTGGATGCAG ACGTGGCCGACCCTGCGGGACCTGGCCAGCGCTTCCCTGGAG GAGGTCAACCAGCTCTGGGCTGGCCTGGGCTATTACTCTCGAGGCCGCTGGCTACAGACAGGCGCCCGGAAG GTGGTCGAGGAGCTAGGAGGCCACATGCCACGAACAGCAGAGACCCTGCAGCGGCTCCTGCCTGGCGTGGGGCGGTACACAGCCGGGGCCATTGCTTCCATTGCCTTTGGCCAG GCAGCTGGTGTGGTGGACGGGAATGTAGTTCGGGTGCTGTGCCGCGTCCGAGCCATAGGTGCTGACCCCCGCAGCCCCCTCGTCTCCCAGCAGCTCTG GAGCCTAGCCCAGCAGCTGGTGGACCCAGCCCGGCCAGGGGACTTTAACCAGGCAGCCATGGAGCTAGGGGCCACGGTGTGCACCCCCCAGCGCCCACTCTGCAGCCAGTGCCCTGTGCAGAGCCTGTGCCGGGCGCACCAGAGG GTGGAGCGGGAGCAGCTTTCAGCCCCCCAGAGCTTACCGGGCACTTGTGACATAGAGGCGTGTG CTCCCGACACCGGACAGTGCCAGCTCTGCGCACCTCCCACAGAGCCCTGGGACAAGACCCTGGGAGTGGCCAACTTTCCCAGAAAGGCCAATCGCAGGCCCCCCAGGGAAGAGAGCTCTGCCGTCTGTGTTTTGGAGCAGCCCAGGGCCTTTGGAGGTGCCCGACTTCTGCTGGTACAGAGGCCCAACTCAG GTCTGCTGGCaggactgtgggagttcccgtctgtgGCCGCAGAGCCCTCAGAGCAGCTCCAGTGCACGGCTCTGCTGCAGGAACTGCAGAATTGGGTCGGACCCCTCCCAGCCACCCGCCTCCAGCACCTGGGGGAG gtGGTCCACAGCTTCTCTCACATCAAGCTGACTTACCACGTGTACGGGCTGGCCCTGGAAGGACAGACCCCGGTGACGGTCCTGCCCGCTGACGCTCGCTGGCTCACCCGGGAGGAGTTTCACGCCGCAGCTGTCTCCACAGCCATGAAAAAG GTGTTCCGTGTGTATGAGGGCCAACGGCCAGGGACCTGCAAG GCTTCCAAAAAATCCCAGGTGTCTACCCTGTCCAGACGGAAaaagcccagcccaggccagcaAGTCCTGGATAATTTCTTGCGACCCCACATCCCCGCTGATGCACCCAGCCTCGACAGTACAGCCCAGTGA